A stretch of the Narcine bancroftii isolate sNarBan1 chromosome 14, sNarBan1.hap1, whole genome shotgun sequence genome encodes the following:
- the LOC138749488 gene encoding microtubule-actin cross-linking factor 1-like, translating into MSHCVIMKSQVLHEEISEHEDALEKLQEAAKCLLSLSNDVVPNVLQLRKTTATIEQRFQRLHQGASEEKRKLEQKNVQEEDLKDS; encoded by the exons ATGAGTCATTGTGTCATTATGAAATCACAGGTCCTTCATGAAGAAATTTCTGAACATGAAGATGCTCTTGAAAAGTTACAGGAAGCAGCAAAGTGCCTGCTGTCCTTGAGCAATGACGTTGTTCCAAATGTACTTCAGCTTCGAAAGACCACAG CTACCATTGAACAGAGATTTCAGCGTTTGCAtcagggagcatcagaggagaagaggaagttggaacaGAAAAATGTCCAAGAGGAAGACCTCAAAG